Proteins from a single region of Drosophila biarmipes strain raj3 chromosome 3R, RU_DBia_V1.1, whole genome shotgun sequence:
- the LOC108026023 gene encoding uncharacterized protein LOC108026023 encodes MANTTDTIVNPNEHLEIPKWINEEYFQQVLQKDEPEYEKILNFKPVAAIPPGENFTSIMLRIHFDLQMKDGSTKHKTYIFKTMLAEERGGKEIREGGIFDKELMMYQKYLPAFEDLYTSAGEKIQLAPKCLHTDQRENGIHFVFEDLGVKKFQNVDRIQGLDLEHMKRSLHKLAEFHAAAAVYAEPNGPYPSQFEEGFIGRNQEKAHEARFLIKSRTYPKAIATWGLEDPEKYITSFPTVQQYLKMCEKNLETDPLAFNTLTHGDFWSSNLMCNYLANGQIDEVIMVDFQLCKWGSPAQDLLFFITLSAASDIKLKEFDNFVRIYWERLVDCLKLLKYQKPLPKLRDLQTSLYQDTNTIYAFIAISNHLPVIQFPSDKESNLHSLMRDDEEGDKFRLRIFTNPSFGRLMREIYPFFYNRGIFNFTDFE; translated from the exons ATGGCGAACACAACAGATACAATAGTGAATCCAAACGAGCATTTGGAGATTCCCAAGTGGATAAATGAGGAGTACTTCCAGCAAGTTCTGCAGAAGGATGAGCCGGAATATGAGAAGATTTTGAACTTCAAGCCTGTAGCTGCCATTCCGCCAGGCGAGAACTTCACATCTATAATGCTGCGGATTCACTTCGATCTTCAGATGAAAG ATGGTAGCACCAAACACAAGACCTACATTTTTAAGACTATGCTGGCGGAGGAACGTGGTGGCAAGGAGATTCGCGAAGGAGGCATTTTCGACAAGGAACTGATGATGTACCAGAAGTATCTGCCCGCCTTCGAGGACCTATACACTTCCGCCGGAGAAAAGATTCAGCTGGCTCCCAAATGCTTGCACACGGATCAGCGTGAGAATGGAATCCATTTTGTGTTCGAGGATCTGGGTGTGAAGAAGTTCCAGAATGTGGATCGTATCCAGGGTCTGGATCTAGAGCATATGAAGAGATCCCTCCATAAATTAGCAGAATTCCATGCGGCTGCAGCTGTTTATGCCGAGCCAAATGGACCGTATCCCTCGCAATTCGAGGAGGGATTCATTGGAAGGAACCAGGAGAAGGCCCATGAAGCACGTTTTCTAATAAAGTCGAGAACCTATCCCAAAGCTATAGCAACTTGGGGATTGGAGGATCcggaaaaatatattacaagTTTT CCCACGGTGCAGCAATACTTGAAAATGTGTGAGAAGAATCTGGAGACGGATCCATTGGCCTTCAACACCCTTACGCATGGTGACTTTTGGTCCAGTAACCTCATGTGCAACTATCTAGCCAATGGCCAAATCGATGAGGTCATCATGGTCGACTTTCAGCTGTGCAAGTGGGGCAGTCCTGCCCAGGATCTGCTCTTCTTCATCACCCTCTCGGCAGCCAGTGATATTAAGCTCAAGGAGTTCGACAACTTTGTCAGGATTTACTGGGAGAGGTTAGTGGACTGCCTGAAGCTGCTGAAGTACCAGAAACCTCTGCCAAAACTACGCGATCTGCAGACTTCCCTGTATCAAGATACCAACACTATCTACG CGTTTATTGCCATCTCTAACCATCTTCCCGTGATTCAATTCCCCTCCGACAAGGAATCCAATTTGCATTCCCTTATGCGAGACGACGAAGAGGGCGATAAATTCCGCTTGCGGATATTCACAAACCCGAGTTTTGGCCGTCTCATGAGGGAAATTTATCCATTTTTTTACAACCgtggaatttttaattttactgaCTTCGAATAA
- the LOC108026441 gene encoding uncharacterized protein LOC108026441, whose translation MAEDSFNADELNPPEWLNVQFIEDVLRVHEKASDLQVTNLSFTPASAKGDHYASIMFRAKVDYKTEKGSFFKSLIIKTMPVEEGIKKDMFADSPLFKTEIGMYSKVLPECERILREVNDTSKLYVDCIYHSLEPRQVIIFEDLVEMGYAVVRNRFLTQEEICSAYSKLAKIHAISMKFIYEQPEFLEEFKYGMCEMPGLMDSPIINAGMAPFIDLLGRTPELRKYQPYFEKIALHFKDRVKDVMKDYRTNPVPGYNVLCHGDYHCRNMMFKHNRETGDFEDCMLLDYQGCNVVPMAVDLMYSIYMLMGTEQRCGQLETLLNYYFSVLLETLKKINYQGTMPTPQGFWAEMKRHRYYEFLLLSTFLPVSIGLRNHAMDLADLLHNEETRKKCYQVKDVVEETKVMLARFEKAGYFEDL comes from the exons ATGGCTGAAGATAGTTTTAACGCAGACGAGCTGAATCCGCCGGAATGGCTGAATGTGCAGTTTATAGAGGACGTCTTGAGAGTCCACGAAAAGGCATCGGACCTACAAGTTACCAATCTGAGCTTCACACCGGCCAGTGCTAAGGGAGATCACTATGCCAGCATTATGTTCCGTGCCAAGGTGGACTACAAAACCGAAAAGGGATCCTTCTTCAAGTCGCTGATCATAAAAACAATGCCCGTGGAGGAAGGCATCAAGAAGGATATGTTTGCCGATTCCCCTCTGTTTAAAACTGAGATTGGGATGTACAGCAAAGTGCTGCCTGAGTGCGAGAGGATTCTCCGGGAAGTAAATGATACATCCAAGCTGTATGTGGACTGCATCTACCACAGTCTGGAGCCGCGGCAGGTTATAATATTTGAGGATCTCGTCGAGATGGGATATGCAGTGGTGCGAAATCGCTTCCTCACTCAGGAGGAAATTTGCAGCGCCTACTCGAAGTTGGCTAAAATCCATGCAATCAGCATGAAATTCATTTACGAG cAACCCGAGTTCTTAGAGGAGTTCAAATACGGAATGTGTGAAATGCCTGGGCTGATGGACAGCCCCATCATAAACGCAGGGATGGCTccctttattgatttattgGGTCGCACTCCAGAACTGAGAAAGTACCAGCCGTATTTTGAAAAGATAGCCCTACACTTTAAGGACCGAGTGAAGGATGTCATGAAAGATTATCGCACGAATCCCGTGCCAGGATACAATGTTCTCTGCCATGGGGATTACCACTGCCGGAATATGATGTTCAAACACAATAGGGAAACCGGAGACTTCGAGGACTGCATGCTGCTGGATTACCAGGGCTGCAATGTAGTTCCCATGGCCGTTGATCTGATGTACTCCATTTATATGCTGATGGGGACGGAGCAGAGGTGCGGACAACTGGAGACTCTGTTGAACTACTACTTCTCCGTCCTGCTGGAAACTCTCAAAAAGATCAACTACCAGGGTACAATGCCCACTCCTCAGGGGTTCTGGGCGGAAATGAAGCGCCACAGATATTATG AGTTCCTATTGCTGAGCACATTCTTGCCGGTGTCGATTGGCCTTAGAAATCATGCCATGGATTTGGCTGATTTGCTGCACAACGAAGAGACTCGTAAGAAATGCTATCAAGTAAAGGATGTGGTTGAAGAAACCAAAGTTATGCTGGCCAGATTTGAAAAGGCTGGGTATTTTGAGGATTTGTGA
- the LOC108026021 gene encoding uncharacterized protein LOC108026021, which translates to MSGNPDNSQFNDDELVPPAWLNSEFIADALGSHEEEPELKVIDLTLSPASAKGDHYASIMFRAKVKYTNAKGEFEKSLIVKTMPEEEGHKKELIGGSPIFETELGMYTKVLPEFERILRQAGDSTKLYVNCIYHSLAPHQVLIFEDLVEKGYFVLRDREATNDEIDRVLFKLAKWHAVSIKVQHEQPDFLAPYTHGLFEMPHVLTEPFMKTGMDFFVELLSKEPELNKYKPYFESIKGDFMERLLTEWNEARNNPKVDQYRVLCHGDLHLRNIMIKYRDPNCFEDCMLLDFQISNLFPLTFDLVYSIYMLFEPEHRFKHWDDFIDYYFFVLEDVLKRIGYKGEMPTQSVLWERLHQPKYYHFFLISTFLPLMWAMKDKSVEFGDLLQNEEKRRQCSFSTGYIKDVKRLLARLDLFGLLRD; encoded by the exons ATGTCCGGGAACCCCGATAACAGCCAGTTCAACGATGACGAATTGGTGCCACCTGCGTGGCTGAACTCGGAGTTCATAGCTGATGCTCTGGGATCCCATGAAGAAGAACCCGAGCTCAAGGTAATTGACTTGACCTTGTCCCCGGCGAGTGCCAAGGGCGATCACTATGCCAGCATCATGTTCCGGGCAAAGGTCAAGTATACCAACGCGAAGGGGGAGTTCGAGAAGTCGCTGATCGTTAAAACGATGCCAGAGGAGGAGGGTCACAAGAAGGAGTTGATAGGGGGATCGCCGATATTCGAAACGGAGCTGGGCATGTACACAAAGGTACTGCCCGAATTCGAGAGGATTCTTCGCCAGGCCGGCGATAGCACCAAGCTGTACGTTAATTGTATATACCACAGCCTGGCGCCACATCAGGTGCTGATCTTTGAGGATCTCGTGGAGAAGGGCTACTTTGTGCTGAGGGACCGGGAAGCCACCAATGACGAGATTGATCGGGTGTTATTCAAACTGGCCAAGTGGCATGCAGTCAGCATAAAAGTTCAGCACGAG cAACCAGACTTCTTAGCACCATATACACACGGACTTTTTGAGATGCCCCATGTATTGACTGAGCCTTTTATGAAAACTGGAATGGATTTTTTCGTGGAGCTTTTAAGTAAAGAGCCGGagctaaataaatacaaacctTACTTTGAAAGCATCAAGGGAGATTTTATGGAACGACTTTTGACAGAGTGGAATGAAGCCAGGAACAACCCAAAAGTAGACCAGTACAGGGTACTTTGCCACGGAGATCTACACCTCCGAAACATAATGATCAAGTATAGGGATCCTAACTGCTTCGAAGACTGCATGTTACTGGACTTTCAGATCTCGAATCTTTTCCCCCTGACATTCGATCTGGTTTATTCGATTTACATGCTCTTCGAGCCAGAGCACCGCTTTAAGCACTGGGATGATTTTATCGACTATTACTTTTTCGTACTAGAGGATGTTCTAAAGAGAATCGGCTACAAGGGTGAAATGCCCACCCAATCGGTTCTCTGGGAACGCCTGCATCAGCCTAAATACTATC ATTTCTTCCTTATAAGCACCTTCTTGCCTTTGATGTGGGCAATGAAGGATAAGTCCGTGGAGTTTGGCGATCTGCTTCAGAATGAAGAGAAACGAAGGCAGTGCTCCTTTTCCACAGGCTATATTAAAGATGTGAAAAGACTGCTGGCCCGACTTGATTTGTTTGGCTTACTCCGagattga
- the LOC108026373 gene encoding uncharacterized protein LOC108026373 yields MSDNDKIVNPNEHLIIPDWINEKYFEEVLAKDEPDHAKVLKFNVVAAIPPGENFTSTMLRVYIKLQMKDGSVKTKTYIFKTMLPEERGGSDINEFGLFPKEAKMYETYLPAFEALYKAVGWDLQLAPKCLHTEERNGDIHFIFEDLSVRRFKNVDRTKGLDMEHMTKALHKLAEYHAASAVYEELHGPYPSEFNEGFVKRDVKKFLVDGFKTKENTYKKAMLSWGMKDAEKYIKDFPTAEQYWAQALSTLEADPTTFNVLNHGDFWTSNLMSSYLPDGSVDKLILIDFQITTWASPAVDLLFFLTLSPAKDLRIKEFDHFVRIYWERLVECLKVLKLKKPLPKLRDLQSSMYDKHYSFYAFFSIVNHLPIILFPTDKDSNLHNMTAETEEGESLRVRLLSNPAFGSIMKELYPFLYNRGILNFADYDV; encoded by the exons ATGTCCGACAACGACAAAATCGTAAACCCCAACGAGCATCTGATCATTCCGGATTGGATCAATGAAAAGTACTTCGAAGAAGTTCTGGCCAAGGACGAACCGGATCATGCTAAAGTACTCAAATTCAACGTAGTGGCGGCTATTCCGCCTGGGGAGAACTTCACCTCGACCATGCTAAGGGTCTACATTAAGCTGCAAATGAAAG ATGGCAGCGTCAAgacaaaaacatatattttcaaGACGATGCTGCCCGAGGAGCGCGGTGGCAGCGACATCAACGAGTTTGGCCTCTTCCCCAAGGAGGCCAAGATGTACGAAACGTACCTTCCCGCCTTCGAGGCCCTCTACAAGGCCGTCGGCTGGGATCTTCAGTTGGCGCCCAAGTGCCTGCACACCGAGGAGCGGAATGGGGACATCCACTTCATCTTCGAGGACCTGAGCGTGAGGCGATTCAAGAACGTGGATCGAACCAAGGGACTGGACATGGAGCACATGACAAAGGCCCTGCACAAGTTGGCCGAGTATCATGCGGCCAGTGCGGTGTACGAGGAGCTGCATGGCCCCTATCCCAGTGAATTTAACGAGGGGTTCGTGAAGCGGGATGTGAAAAAATTCCTTGTAGATGGTTTCAAGACAAAGGAGAACACCTACAAGAAGGCTATGCTTTCGTGGGGCATGAAAGACGCCGAGAAATATATCAAGGATTTT CCCACTGCCGAACAGTACTGGGCCCAGGCCTTGAGCACTTTGGAGGCTGATCCCACAACCTTCAACGTACTCAACCACGGTGACTTTTGGACTAGCAATCTGATGAGCAGCTACCTGCCCGACGGAAGTGTCGATAAGCTCATACTGATCGACTTCCAGATTACCACGTGGGCCAGTCCTGCCGTGGACCTGCTCTTCTTCCTTACCCTCTCCCCCGCCAAGGACTTGCGTATCAAGGAGTTTGATCACTTTGTGAGGATCTACTGGGAACGCCTGGTCGAGTGCCTCAAGGTCTTGAAACTGAAGAAGCCCTTGCCAAAGCTGCGCGATCTTCAAAGCTCCATGTACGACAAGCACTATTCATTTTACG CTTTCTTCAGCATTGTGAATCACCTGCCCATAATTCTATTCCCCACCGATAAGGACAGCAATCTGCACAACATGACCGCGGAAACGGAGGAAGGCGAAAGTCTCAGAGTGCGTTTGCTTTCCAATCCCGCCTTCGGAAGCATTATGAAGGAGCTATATCCCTTCT
- the LOC108026443 gene encoding uncharacterized protein LOC108026443: MAEDGLNIPEWLNVQFITNVLSNHQKNPELQVTNLDLSAGSSVGDSYASVMFRAKVEYRTQKGTFSKSLIIKTATDMFATSSLFKTEIGMYKKVLPEFGKILRESKETSKLYAECLYSSLEPLQIVIFEDLVELGYAMVRNRQLSHEEICSAYSKLAKMHALSMKFINEQPEFLKEFKEGICLVDIPYMSFGIGPFTEFLGRIPELKQYQPYFEKIGLSFIERLREVMKEYQTNPQPGYYVLCHGDFHSRNVMFKHNKETGCLEDSILVDYQGCYVAPMAVDLMYSIYMLMDRDQRTGKFETLLNYYFSVLLETLRKIGYQGTMPTPLAFWAELKRLKEYEFLFLSTYLPMTTGLSLDNASNEGSDTKLEEFIEECKIMLARFKRSGYFEDL, from the exons atggcAGAAGATGGTTTAAATATCCCAGAATGGTTGAATGTGCAGTTTATAACCAATGTTCTGAGTAATCACCAAAAGAACCCGGAGCTTCAGGTCACCAATTTGGATCTTTCCGCGGGAAGCTCTGTAGGTGATAGCTACGCCAGCGTTATGTTCCGCGCCAAGGTGGAGTATAGAACCCAAAAGGGAACCTTTTCCAAGTCACTGATTATCAAAACGGCTACGGATATGTTTGCCACCTCTTCTTTGTTTAAAACTGAGATAGGCATGTATAAGAAAGTGCTGCCTGAATTCGGAAAAATATTACGTGAAAGCAAGGAGACGTCCAAGCTGTATGCCGAATGTTTATATTCCAGTTTGGAGCCCCTGCAGATTGTAATTTTTGAAGATCTTGTGGAGCTGGGGTATGCAATGGTGAGAAATCGTCAACTGTCGCACGAGGAGATTTGTAGTGCCTATTCGaagctggccaaaatgcatGCACTAAGCATGAAGTTCATTAATGAG caaCCTGAGTTCCTGAAGGAGTTCAAGGAAGGAATTTGTCTCGTTGACATTCCCTATATGAGCTTCGGAATTGGCCCTTTCACCGAGTTTTTAGGACGCATTCCTGAGCTGAAACAATACCAGCCGTATTTTGAGAAGATTGGACTTAGCTTTATAGAAAGATTGCGGGAGGTCATGAAGGAGTATCAGACGAATCCCCAGCCGGGATACTACGTTCTCTGCCATGGAGATTTCCACAGCCGAAATGTAATGTTTAAACACAATAAGGAAACAGGTTGCCTTGAGGACTCTATACTGGTGGATTACCAGGGATGCTACGTGGCTCCCATGGCCGTGGACTTGATGTATTCCATTTACATGTTAATGGATCGAGATCAGCGCACAGGGAAATTTGAGACATTACTCAACTACTACTTCTCCGTCCTCCTAGAGACCCTCAGAAAGATTGGCTACCAGGGCACAATGCCCACTCCTCTCGCGTTCTGGGCCGAACTCAAGCGCCTTAAAGAATATG AATTTCTATTTCTAAGCACCTACTTGCCAATGACGACTGGTCTCAGCCTTGATAACGCGTCCAACGAAGGATCTGATACAAAATTGGAGGAATTTATTGAAGAATGTAAAATAATGTTGGCCCGATTCAAAAGGTCAGGATATTTTGAGGATCTGTAG